From Excalfactoria chinensis isolate bCotChi1 chromosome 4, bCotChi1.hap2, whole genome shotgun sequence, one genomic window encodes:
- the PPID gene encoding peptidyl-prolyl cis-trans isomerase D, translating to MSHPSPAERPGNPRNPRAYFDVDIGGERVGRIVFELFADIVPKTAENFRALCTGEKGTGLTTGKPLHYKGCPFHRIIKQFMVQGGDFSNQNGTGGESIYGEKFEDENFHYKHDKPGLLSMANAGPGTNGSQFFITTVPTSHLDGKHVVFGQVIKGMGVVKILENVEVNGEKPAKLCVIAECGELKEGDDWGIVPQDGSGDTYPDFPEDSDIDLKDVDKIVAIAEDIKNIGNTFFKSQNWAVAAKKYSKSLRYVEASETVAEEGDKPKLKTIGLSCVLNIGACKLKLSDWQGAIESCSEALQIDPANTKALYRRAQGWQGIKDLDQALADLKKAHEIAPEDKAIQTETLKIKQKIKAQKEKEKAAYAKMFA from the exons ATGTCGCACCCGTCCCCTGCAGAGAGGCCCGGCAACCCCCGCAACCCCCGCGCCTATTTCGATGTAGACATCGGGGGAGAGCGAG TCGGACGAATCGTCTTTGAGCTATTTGCTGACATCGTACCTAAAACCGCCGAAAATTTCCGTGCATTATGTACAGGAGAGAAAGGAACGGGGCTGACAACTGGAAAACCTCTCCATTACAAAGGGTGCCCTTTCCATAGGA taattAAACAGTTCATGGTCCAGGGTGGAGATTTCTCAAATCAAAATGGCACGGGTGGAGAAAGTATATACGGCGAAAAATTCGAAGATGAAAACTTCCATTATAAG CATGATAAACCAGGGCTGCTGAGCATGGCCAATGCAGGACCTGGTACTAATGGCTCCCAGTTCTTTATTACAACAGTGCCTACTTCGCACCTGGATGGTAAACATGTGGTCTTTGGCCAAGTGATCAAAGGAATGGGTGTTGTAAAGATATTAGAAAACGTTGAAGTAAATGGAGAAAAGCCTGCTAAG tTGTGTGTCATTGCAGAATGTGGAGAGCTAAAGGAGGGAGATGACTGGGGGATTGTTCCCCAGGATGGTTCAGGAGACACTTACCCAGATTTTCCAGAAGATTCAGATATAGACTTAAAGGAt GTTGACAAGATTGTGGCCATAGCAGAAGACATAAAGAATATAGGAAATACTTTCTTCAAATCGCAAAATTGGGCAGTGGCAGCTAAAAAGTATAGTAAAAGTTTACG GTATGTAGAAGCTTCTGAAACAGTGGCAGAAGAGGGAGACAAGCCAAAGTTAAAGACCATTGGGTTAAGCTGCGTTTTAAACATCGGCGCTTGTAAACTGAAATTGTCAGATTGGCAGGGAGCCATTGAAAGTTGTTCAGAG GCTCTTCAAATAGATCCAGCAAATACTAAAGCTCTCTACAGACGGGCTCAAGGATGGCAGGGAATAAAAGATCTTGATCAGGCACTG GCCGATCTTAAAAAGGCTCATGAAATTGCCCCTGAGGacaaag ctATCCAGACGGAAACGCTCAAAATCAAGCAGAAGATTAAAGctcaaaaggagaaagagaaagcagcctATGCTAAAAtgtttgcttga
- the ETFDH gene encoding electron transfer flavoprotein-ubiquinone oxidoreductase, mitochondrial yields the protein MLFSRCPFSSRARQCFHALKFLKRDCLPSLHVAGWTSTATVPRITTHYTIHPRDKDKRWEGVNMERFAEEADVVIVGGGPAGLSAAIRLKQLAAEHGKEIRVCLVEKASQIGAHTLSGACLEPRSLEELFPDWKERGAPLHTPVTEDKFGILTKRSRIPVPILPGLPMVNHGNYIVRLGHFVRWLGEQAEALGVELYPGYAAAEVLFHEDGSVKGIATNDVGIQKDGAPKATFERGLELHAKVTVFAEGCHGHLAKQLYTKYNLREKCQAQSYGIGLKELWTIDEKKWKPGRVEHTVGWPLDRHTYGGSFLYHLNEGEPLVALGFVVGLDYQNPYLNPFREFQRWKHHPTVEPTLEGGKRIAYGARALNEGGLQSIPKLTFPGGLLIGCSPGLMNVPKIKGTHTAMKSGMLASEAIFSQLTNENLQSKTIGLDVQEYEENLKKSWVWKELYSVRNIRPSCHSVLGVYGGMIYTGIFYWLLRGKEPWTLKHPGPDFAQLKPAKDCTPIEYPKPDGKISFDLLSSVALSGTNHEHDQPAHLTLKDDSIPVSRNLAVFDGPEQRFCPAGVYEYVPLETGEGSKLQINAQNCVHCKTCDIKDPSQNINWVVPEGGGGPAYNGM from the exons gGGTAAACATGGAAAGATTTGCAGAGGAAGCTGATGTTGTCATTGTTGGAGGAGGCCCTGCAGGTCTTTCTGCTGCTATTCGTCTCAAACAGTTAGCTGCTGAGCACGGCAAAGAAATACGTGTCTGTCTGGTGGAAAAGGCATCTCAGATTGGTGCGCATACCCTGTCTGGTGCTTGTCTTGAGCCACGGTCCTTAGAAGAACTCTTTCCAGACTGGAAGGAGCGGGGG GCTCCACTTCATACTCCTGTAACTGAAGACAAGTTTGGGATCTTAACAAAGAGATCTAGAATTCCAGTACCAATTCTGCCAG GACTTCCAATGGTTAATCACGGGAATTACATAGTACGTCTGGGACACTTTGTGAGATGGTTGGGTGAACAAGCAGAAGCTTTGGGTGTGGAGCTGTATCCAGGCTATGCAGCTGCTGAG GTTCTTTTTCATGAAGATGGTAGTGTAAAAGGAATAGCAACTAACGATGTAGGCATTCAAAAGGATGGAGCACCTAAA GCTACTTTTGAACGAGGCTTGGAACTCCATGCTAAGGTCACTGTCTTTGCTGAAGGCTGTCATGGACATCTAGCCAAACAACTGTACACTAAATACAACCTTAGGGAGAAATGCCAAGCCCAGAGCTATGGCATTGGGTTGAAAGAG TTATGGACTATtgatgaaaagaaatggaaaccaGGAAGAGTAGAACATACCGTAGGCTGGCCTTTAGACAGACATACCTATGGAGGATCCTTTCTTTATCACTTAAATGAGGGTGAACCTTTAGTTGCCCTTGGATTTGTG GTTGGCTTAGATTATCAAAATCCCTATTTGAATCCATTTAGGGAGTTTCAGAGGTGGAAGCACCATCCTACTGTAGAACCTACTTTGGAGGGTGGAAAAAGGATTGCTTATGGTGCCAGAGCACTGAATGAAGGTGGTCTCCAG tcAATACCCAAGCTCACCTTCCCAGGTGGGTTGTTAATTGGTTGCAGTCCTGGACTCATGAATGTGCCTAAGATTAAAGGGACGCATACTGCAATGAAAAGTGGCATGTTGGCTTCTGAAGCCATCTTTAGCCAATTAACCAATGAAAATCTCCAGTCAAAGACGATAG GACTTGATGTGCAAGAATATGAAGAGAACCTGAAAAAGTCCTGGGTCTGGAAAGAGTTGTACTCAGTTAGAAACATCCGACCATCCTGCCATAGCGTGCTTGGTGTGTATGGAGGAATGATTTACACAGGTATATTTTATTGGCTACTCAGAGGAAAGGAACCGTGGACATTGAAACATCCAG GACCAGATTTTGCTCAGCTCAAACCAGCCAAAGACTGCACACCTATTGAATACCCAAAGCCTGAtggaaaaatcagttttgatCTCCTTTCATCTGTGGCTTTAAGTGGTACAAATCACGAACATGACCAGCCTGCTCATTTGACTCTGAAAGACGACAGCATCCCCGTGAGCAGGAATCTGGCTGTATTTGATGGACCAGAACAAAGATTTTGCCCAGCAG GAGTTTATGAATATGTCCCTCTGGAAACAGGAGAAGGATCAAAACTGCAGATAAACGCTCAGAACTGTGTCCACTGCAAAACATGTGATATTAAAGACCCAAGTCAGAACATTAACTGGGTAGTGCCCGAAGGTGGTGGAGGACCAGCTTATAATGGGATGTAA